One Hippoglossus stenolepis isolate QCI-W04-F060 chromosome 22, HSTE1.2, whole genome shotgun sequence DNA segment encodes these proteins:
- the LOC118101692 gene encoding protein phosphatase 1H: MKPGPSEGLSSACSPPSLSSTSADELGGNPGKGSRGAAHRPTDTPPRRATNMLTRVKSAVAGFMGGIVAGGSSGGGGNPGSDLQLKFPYRRPEFLGLSPDEVECSADHVSRPILILKETRRLPWATGYAEVINAGKSALNEDQACCTVVVARRRPMSYCPPSTPSKTPTAKRRNSLPNGEGLGLHAENKLEEDTEGLVFHYWALFDGHAGSGAAVVASRLLQHHIACQLQAVIEILRNQGCPPPTLLGEEPDTNPYLQGNTPGPHRSLTRAASLRGAAGAPGSPSNTPPPSRFFTEKKIQHESLVIGAIENAFKEMDAQIEKEKQEYNITGGCTALTVVYLLGKLYVGNAGDSRAIVIRNNEIIPLSTEFTPESERQRLQFLGFMQPHLLGNEFTHLEFPRRVQRKEVGKRMLYRDFTMNGWAYKTIEDDDLKFPLIYGEGKKARVLATIGVTRGLGDHDLKVHDSNIYIKPFLSCCPEVKVYNLTQYEHGADDVLVMGTDGLWDVLSNQDVAEAVTTFLANCDPDDLHRYTMAAQDLVMRARGVLRDRGWRITNERLGSGDDISVFIIPLMYGNRQA, encoded by the exons ATGAAGCCCGGACCATCTGAGGGTCTATCCTCCGCTTGTTCTCCACCGAGCCTGTCGTCGACCAGCGCGGACGAGCTGGGGGGGAATCCGGGCAAAGGCAGCCGCGGCGCCGCGCACCGGCCGACGGACACCCCGCCGCGACGCGCCACCAACATGCTCACCCGGGTCAAGTCCGCCGTGGCCGGATTCATGGGTGGGATCGTGGCCGGGGGAAGCTCCGGCGGAGGCGGCAACCCCGGCTCCGACCTCCAGTTGAAATTCCCGTACAGGAGACCCGAGTTCCTCGGCCTGTCCCCGGATGAGGTGGAGTGCTCGGCGGACCACGTCTCCCGGCCCATCCTCATCCTGAAGGAAACCAGGAGATTACCGTGGGCCACCGGATACGCTGA GGTGATTAACGCTGGTAAGAGTGCGTTAAATGAGGACCAGGCGTGCTGCACAGTGGTCGTGGCCAGAAGGAGGCCAATGAGCTACTGCCCTCCTTCAACGCCCAGCAAGACGCCCACTGCCAAGAGACGCAACTCCCTGCCCAACGGAGAGGGCCTTGGGCTCCATGCGGAGAacaagctggaggag GACACTGAAGGTTTGGTGTTCCACTACTGGGCCTTGTTCGATGGTCACGCTGGTTCAGGTGCAGCCGTCGTCGCCTCCCGCCTGCTGCAGCACCACATCGCCTGCCAGCTCCAGGCCGTGATCGAGATCCTGCGCAATCAGGGGTGTCCCCCTCCCACCTTGCTGGGGGAAGAGCCCGATACCAACCCCTACCTCCAGGGAAACACCCCCGGCCCTCACCGATCCCTGACCCGGGCCGCTTCGTTGCGCGGGGCCGCGGGGGCGCCCGGTTCTCCGTCCAACACCCCGCCACCGTCTCGCTTCTTCACGGAGAAGAAGATCCAACACGAGAGCCTGGTGATAGGAGCCATAGAGAACGCATTCAAAGAGATG GATGCCCAGATCgagaaggagaagcaggaaTACAACATCACAGGAGGATGCACTGCTCTCACTGTGGTTTACCTGCTAGGAAAACTATACGTGGGGAATGCAGGTGACAGTAG ggcTATCGTTATAAGAAACAATGAGATCATTCCCCTGTCAACAGAGTTCACACCAGAATCAGAGCGACAGCGACTCCAGTTCCTG GGTTTCATGCAGCCTCACCTGTTAGGAAATGAGTTCACGCACCTGGAATTTCCCCGGAGAGTTCAGAGGAAGGAGGTGGGCAAGAGGATGCTCTACCGAGACTTCACCATGAACGGGTG GGCTTACAAGACCATTGAGGATGACGACCTCAAGTTTCCACTAATATATGGTGAAGGGAAaaag GCTCGGGTGTTGGCCACTATCGGTGTGACCCGCGGGCTCGGTGACCACGACCTCAAAGTTCACGACTCCAACATCTACATCAAGCCGTTCCTGTCCTGCTGCCCCGAG GTGAAGGTGTATAACCTGACCCAGTATGAGCACGGGGCTGATGATGTGCTGGTAATGGGAACGGACGGGCTCTGGGACGTCCTCTCCAACCAGGATGTAGCTGAGGCAGTTACGACTTTTCTAGCCAACTGTGACCCTGATGACCTGCACAG GTACACGATGGCTGCACAGGACCTGGTGATGCGAGCCCGTGGCGTGCTGAGGGACAGAGGCTGGCGGATCACCAACGAGCGCCTGGGCTCCGGAGACGACATCTCGGTCTTCATCATACCGCTCATGTACGGCAATCGTCAGGCCTGA
- the il17rel gene encoding putative interleukin-17 receptor E-like — MILWVALLTAHCCLGLNGAAAEGTGLDRIEKCSTRCSQGLHCKAKPDYIFHPPCQEAAGGLNTSSVFHNISFSTVMMCEGRQKCSLQLRIKTALQLTESIQGVSICTMTAGMMMSCRILKFTRSSGKRMSGLQVEVENDCTSVSPNQRVQVVVKTLPSYCGITWTGTYNAPACISEDMRRHVPDCITGRLSYNVNPVRKELSVSVSEMMEDHNYNLRLCYKDFLCSGAGTNLLIKKEEPVKSVTLPYSRPVPCLCIEGWSAVMDAPRVQVCPFKDRLKELWFGITFDPLEETLSWELVCPVATVVALCQTRKDGVCVDLPNASRNVSRGKIRFTEVDPHPQLCVKFTVGSQFWTRCPFADGRLQAWDVVVTRQRDREQVAVTSRINATFSVGLCVTSAGPAGCQINKTHRVHVGENEAVGLNLSDELHSSCVQVRRLDVKYTATVIHCVEQRNRTAHRRHVVAGGTSWDLIWAFVPVGVCLSGIISVTLLLHVLLTVYLRRRKQRGNEKQKDPPHDCVVPATHQHGGILIPDSPLCGNTEKANLLSE, encoded by the exons ATGATCCTGTGGGTTGCCCTGCTCACTGCTCACTGCTGCTTGGGTCTgaatggagctgcagcagaaggcACAGGACTGGACAGGATTGAAAAATGCAGCACCAGGTGTTCTCAG GGCCTTCACTGCAAAGCCAAGCCAGATT ATATCTTTCATCCTCCGTGTCAGGAGGCTGCTGGGGGTCTCAACACGTCCTCCGTGTTCCACAACATCAGCTTCTCCACAGTCATGATGTGTGAGGGCAGGCAGAAGTGCTCACTACAGCTGCGGATCAAAACTGCATTACAACTTACAG AGTCCATCCAGGGCGTGTCAATCTGCACCATGACTGCAGGGATGATGATGAGCTGCAGAATCCTCAAATTCACCAGATCGTCGGGGAAGAGAATGTCTGGGCTGCAG GTGGAAGTTGAAAACGACTGCACTTCCGTTTCTCCGAATCAAAGGGTGCAAGTCGTGGTGAAAACTCTGCCGAGCTACTGCGGCATAACCTGGACTGGCACCTACAATGCTCCAG CATGCATCAGTGAAGATATGAGAAGACATGTCCCTGACTGCATCA CTGGCAGGCTATCGTATAACGTTAACCCGGTGAGGAAGGAGCTCAGCGTCAGTGTTTCAGAAATGATGGAAGATCATAACTACAACCTTCGTCTGTGCTACAAAGATTTCCTCTGCTCCGGCGCGGGGACAAATTTACTG ATAAAGAAGGAGGAACCTGTGAAGAGCGTCACCCTCCCGTACTCCCGACCTGTGCCCTGCCTCTGCATCGAG GGGTGGTCAGCGGTGATGGATGCCCCCAGAGTCCAGGTCTGCCCATTCAAAGACC GTCTCAAGGAACTATGGTTTGGAATTACCTTTGACCCACTAGAGGAGACGCTGTCCTGGGAGCTTGTCTGCCCAGTCGCGACTGTTGTGGCGTTGTGTCAAACAAGAAAGGACGGCGTGTGTGTGGACCTGCCAAATGCCTCCCGTAATGTTAGCAGAGGAAAG ATACGTTTTACTGAAGTGGATCCACACCCTCAACTGTGCGTAAAG TTTACTGTCGGCTCTCAGTTCTGGACCAGGTGCCCCTTTGCTGATGGAAGACTCCAAG CATGGGATGTGGTTGTGACCAGACAGCGGGATCGTGAACAAGTGGCAGTGACGTCAAGGATCAACGCAACATTTTCCGTGGGGCTGTGTGTGACGTCTGCCGGGCCTGCTGGGTGCCAgatcaacaaaacacacagggtGCATGTG GGGGAAAATGAGGCCGTCGGTTTGAACCTGTCAGACGAACTACACAGCTCTTGTGTCCAG GTGAGGAGGCTGGATGTGAAGTACACTGCCACGGTCATCCACTGTGTTGAGCAACGCA ATCGGACCGCACATCGCAGACACGTCGTCGCCGGTGGAACCTCCTGGGACTTGATCTGGGCCTTTGTGCCAGTCGGAGTCTGCCTCTCTGGCATCATCAGCGTCACTCTGCTGCTCCATGTGCTGCTGACTG tgtatctgaggaggagaaaacaaagaggaaatgaaaagcaaaaag ATCCTCCTCACGACTGTGTGGTCCCTGCAACTCATCAACACGGAGGGATCCTCATCCCTGATTCGCCGCTGTGTGGGAACACGGAGAAGGCCAACTTACTCTCAGAATAA